DNA sequence from the Pseudomonas tritici genome:
CGCCTGTTGTTCATAGGTTGGCGGGTGACCGAAAGCCTTCAAGGATTTATGCAGTTGGGCGCGACTCATTGCGACCGTGATTTTGGCTTTTTTTATCGCCGCATCCTGTGCGGTACCGACCTCTACAGGTAAAACCGGTACTGAGCGTTTGGCCCGAGCCAGGCGTTCGGCGAGTTTTTGCGCTTCTTCCCGCTGCAGCCGCGCATTGCGATGTTCATAACGCCGCCTTGCGCGGTCGCGCTTGAGCCCTCGTTCATGGCGTTGCTGATCATTGGCGGCCAGGCCGCCGACAATTGGCAATACGGTGGCTGTCGGGCGCATTTCAATGCAGTCTACGGGGCATGGCGCAACGCAGAGGTCGCAGCCGGTGCACTCGTCGATGAGCACGGTGTGCATCAGCTTGGCCGCGCCAACAATGGCATCCACCGGGCAGGCCTGGATGCATTTGGTACAGCCGATGCACTCGGCCTCGCGAATATAGGCGATCTGGGCCGGCGCTTCCCCTCGGCTGGTATCCAGTTCCAGCACTGGCACATGCAGTAGTTGCGCAAGGCCAGCAATGGTCTCCTGTCCGCCAGGCGGGCACTTGTTAATCGCCTCGCCTTGAGCAATACCCTCGGCGTAGGGTTTGCAGCCGGGATGCCCGCATTTGCCGCACTGGGTTTGCGGCAGCAGCGCGTCGATACGTTGAATCAGATTCATGGGGTGATCATTGGCATGCCGTTGAGCGAACGGGCGTGTTGTGGAGTTGTAGGAGCCCGGCAAGCCGGGCTCCTACAGTAGACCTAATTCGCTTGCAGCAGGCCCATGGGCTTACTTGATCCGTTGACCCGGCTTGGCGCCGCTGTCAGGGCTCAGCAGGTAGATCTCTTCGCCGCCAGGGCCGGCCGCCATGACCATGCCTTCGGAAATACCGAACTTCATTTTCCGTGGCTTGAGGTTGGCGATCATCATGGTCAGCCGACCGTCGAGCTTGGACGGGTCTGGGTAAGCGCTCTTGATCCCGGAGAACACGTTGCGTTGCTCGTCACCGATGTCCAGTGTGAGGCGCAGCAGCTTGTCGGCCCCTTCCACGGCTTCAGCCTTGACGATCAGCGCGACACGCAGGTCCACGGCAGCGAAGGCATCAAAGTCGATTTCCGGCGAGATCGGATCTTTGGCCAGCTCACCGTTGCCGGCTGGCGCAGCCGAGCCAGTGTCTGTCTGGCTGGCGACCAGGTCTTCTTTCGAAGCGTCGGTCATGGCCTGGACTTTAACCGGGTCGATACGGGTCATCAGCGGCTTGAACTCGTTCAACTGATGGTTGCTGAGCAAGGTGGCGTGATCGTTCCAGGTCAGCGGCGCCACATTGAGGAACGCCTCGGCATCCGCGGCCAGCAATGGCAGCACCGGCTTGAGGAAGATCACCAGTTGGCGGAACAGGTTGATGCCCGTGGCGCAGATCGCCTGGACTTCCGCCTGCTTGCCTTCCTGCTTGTTCAGCGACCACGGCGCCTTGTCGGCGATCCACGCGTTGGCGCGGTCGGCCAGGCCCATGATCTCGCGCATGGCGCGGGCAAAGTCGCGGGCTTCATAGGCGTCGGCGATGCTTGGCGCAGCGGCCAGGAACGCTTCCGTCAGTTCCGGCGCGGCGTTCTCGGCCACCAGTACACCGGCGTTGCCCTTGTGGATAAACCCGGCGCAACGGCTGGCGATGTTGACGACCTTGCCGACCAGGTCCGAGTTGACCTTCTGTACGAAGTCTTCCAGGTTCAGGTCGAGGTCATCGACGCCACGGCCCAGCTTGGAGGCGTAGTAGTAGCGCAGGTATTCCGGCGACAGGTGGTCCAGGTAGGTGCGCGCCTTGATAAAGGTGCCACGGGACTTGGACATCTTCTGGCCGTTGACCGTCAGGTAGCCATGCACCGCGATGCCGGTTGGCTTGCGGTAGCCCGAACCTTCAAGCATCGCCGGCCAGAACAGGGCGTGGAAGTTGACGATGTCCTTGCCGATGAAGTGGTACAGCTCGGCGGTGGAATCCTTGGCCCAGAAGGCATCGAAGTCCAGCTCAGGCGTGCGATCGCACAGGTTCTTGAAGCTGGCCATGTAGCCGATCGGCGCGTCCAGCCACACATAGAAGTACTTGCCCGGCTCGCCCGGGATCTCGAAGCCGAAGTACGGCGCATCGCGGGAGATGTCCCACTGCTGCAGGCCGGCATCCAGCCATTCGGCGATCTTGTTGGCCACGGCGTCCTGCAGCGTGCCGCTGCGCGTCCAGCTTTGCAGCATCTGCTGGAAGTCCGGGAGCTTGAAGAAGAAGTGCTGGGAGTCCTTGAGCACCGGGGTGGCGCCGGAGATCGCCGACTTCGGATCCTTCAGGTCTGTCGGTGCATAAGTAGCACCGCATTTTTCGCAGTTGTCACCGTACTGGTCTTCGGTGCCGCATTTCGGGCAGGTGCCCTTGATGAAGCGGTCGGCCAGGAACATTTTCTTTTCCGGGTCGAAATACTGCGTGATCGACCGCTGGGCAATGTGCCCGGCGTCTTTCAAACGTAGGTAGATCTGGCTCGACAGCTCGCGGTTCTCGTCGGAGTGGGTCGAGTGGAAATTGTCGAAATCCACCAGGAACTCGGCAAAGTCGGCGCTGTGTTCAGCCTGCACGTTGGCGATCAGTTGTTCCGGGGTGATGCCTTCCTTTTCGGCGCGCAACATGATGGCCGAACCGTGGGCGTCGTCCGCGCAGACATAAATGCACTGGTTGCCGCGATGCTTCTGGAAGCGCACCCACATATCGGTCTGGATGTACTCAAGCATATGGCCAAGATGGATCGAACCATTGGCATAGGGCAGGGCGCTGGTGACGAGGATCTTGCGTGGCTCGGACATGGGGCTCGGCTACTTGATGAAACGGAGGTCGGCCACTATAAAGCGCCGGGAAATATATTTCACCCCGTGGCGCTGTTTCAGAATCCTCCGAACCTGCGAAAGCATGCCGTTGGGCTGCTGGAACGGTTAGGATAGCCGCCTGTTTCAGTCAGTCTTTTTCGGGAGTAGCCCATGAGCGCCGTCAATCGCGCAGCGGTGGAAGCCGTTCTTCGCCAGTACACCGACCCCTATTTGAACCAGGACCCGGTCAGTTCCGGCTGTGTGCGCGCCATCGAAGTCCACGGCGACCAGGTGTCGGTCCAGTTGGAATTGGGCTATGCCGCAGGCCTTTTCAAGAACGGATGGGCGCAGATGCTGCAAATGGCCATCGAAGGCCTGGACAGCGTACGGTCGGCCAAGGTCGACATTCAATGCGTGATCGCCGCGCACAAGGCCCAGGCGCAGATTCCGGGTCTGGCCAACGTCAAGAACGTTGTAGCCGTGGCGTCCGGCAAGGGCGGCGTGGGTAAGTCCACCACGGCGGCCAACCTGGCCCTGGCCCTGGCTCGTGAAGGTGCGCGCGTGGGCATTCTCGACGCGGATATCTACGGCCCGAGCCAAGGTGTGATGTTCGGCATCGCCGAAGGCACGCGGCCGAAGGTCAAGGACCAGAAGTGGTTCGTGCCTATCGAATCCCTGGGCGTGGAAGTGATGTCCATGGCTTTCCTCACCGATGACAACACGCCGATGGTCTGGCGCGGGCCGATGGTTTCCGGCGCGTTACTGCAACTGGTTACCCAGACCGCTTGGGGCGATCTGGATTACCTGGTGATCGACATGCCGCCAGGCACCGGCGATATCCAGCTGACCCTGGCGCAGAAAGTCCCGGTGGCCGGCGCGGTGATTGTCACCACCCCCCAGGACCTGGCGCTGCTCGACGCGAAAAAAGGCGTGGAGATGTTCCGCAAGGTCAATATCCCGGTGCTGGGCGTGGTTGAGAACATGGCGGTGCATATCTGCTCCAACTGCGGCCACGCCGAGCACCTGTTTGGTGAGGGCGGTGGCGAGAAGTTGGCGACTCAGTACGGTGTGGAGCTATTGGCTTCATTGCCACTGTCGATGGTGATTCGTGAGCAGGCTGATGGCGGCAAGCCCACTGTCGCGGCAGACCCTGATGGTCAGATCGCCATGGTGTACCAGGAGCTCGCACGTCATGTCGGCGCGCGAATCGTCCTGCAGGAAGCCGCAGCGCCGGCCATGCCGACTATTACCGTCAGCGACGACTGAGGGTGATGCAGGGAAAAAGCCTCGACCCTGTCGGGGCTTTTTCATGTCTGGAGGACGGTCAAGCGGTGTCTGTTACGCATTTACGCAATTGGTCGTGTAAGCATTTACTTACTTTTTCGTAAGCGATTGGTTTTTTTACCCGTCTTGTGCGGCCCAGTTCTTCGAGAGCTTTTTCTATCTGGTTGAAATATAACAATTAATTATTTCATGGTTTCCGCGAGAGCCTGTCAGCCAATGGGTTAGAAGCCTTTGAACTTCCTATGGAACTCTCTAACATCAGCCCTGTGTCCACGGATTGGCACAGCCATCAAGGAACGATGGTTGAAGGAACGTCGCAGGATGCGATTCATCAGGATGATGAAAAGGAATAAAGGGACTAGGGAAAAAATGTGGGCGGGTCATACCGCCCCTTTTTTTTGCCTGTAGAAAAGTGAAACCCGCCATCCAGGAACGCGAAAAGGCCCGCAAGGGGCCTTTTTAGGGGGAGGCGACGTTATTAGCGTTCGAGCTCTGCAATCTTACCTTTTTTGCCATCCCACTCCGCTGCGTCCGGCATCGGGTCCTTGCGCTCAGTGATGTTCGGCCAGATTTCCGCCAGCTCGACGTTCAACTGAATAAATTGCTGCATCTCTGCCGGGACTTCATCCTCGGAGAAAATAGCGACGGCCGGGCATTCAGGCTCACACAGGGCGCAATCGATGCACTCATCCGGGTGGATAACCAGGAAATTCGGGCCTTCGTAGAAGCAGTCCACCGGACACACTTCTACGCAGTCGGTGTACTTGCACTTGATGCAGTTGTCGGTGACGACGAAGGTCATTTCTAATTTTCTCCTCAGGCGGCGGCAGCGAAACCCCTTATGGCGGGGTCCGCGAGGTTCGGGAGCGATAGTCTGCAGGCCAGGCTAAAAGCCCGCAGCATCCCAAACCGCGCGAGATAATATCAGCTTGCAAGCGTCTGCGTTAGACCCGTGTCTTCAGTGCATAGAGCAATTCCAACGCTTTTCGCGGCGTCAAGTCGTCCAGGTCAAGCTTTGCCAACTCATCCAGTACCGGATGGGGCAGGCTCGCGAACATATCGCTCTGGTGCGGCGCGGCTGGCTTGTTGGAGGCTTTGGCAGCGCTGGTGACCACGGTTTCATGGGGCAGCGCCGTGGTTTCCAGCCGGCTGAGGTGCTCGCGAGCGCGGGTGATTACGTCGTTCGGCACACCGGCCAGTTGTGCCACGGCCAGGCCGTAACTCTGGCTGGCAGGCCCCGGCAACACATGGTGAAGGAACACGATGCGCTCGTTGTGCTCGGTGGCGTTCAAGTGCACGTTGGCCACCAGTGGTTCGCTCTCCGGTAGAACGGTCAGTTCGAAATAGTGGGTGGCGAACAGCGTATAGGCGCGCAAATGCGCCAGGCGCTCGGCCGCCGCCCAGGCCAGGGACAGGCCGTCGAAGGTGCTGGTGCCGCGTCCCACTTCGTCCATCAATACCAGGCTGCGTTCGGTGGCGTTGTGCAGGATATTGGCGGTTTCGCTCATTTCCACCATAAAGGTCGAACGGCCACCGGCCAGGTCATCGCTGGAACCGATCCGGGTGAAAATGCGATCAACCAGTGACAGCTCGCAACTCGCGGCCGGGACAAAACTGCCGATATGCGCGAGCAACACAATCAAGGCGGTCTGACGCATATAGGTGGATTTACCGCCCATGTTCGGACCGGTGATGACCAGCATGCGGGTGTCGTCGTCCAGCGACAGGTCGTTGGCGACGAACGGCGTGGTCAGCACCTGCTCTACAACAGGGTGGCGACCTTGCACGATACGCATGCACGGCTCGCTGACAAAACGCGGGCAGTTCAGGTCAAGGTTCAGCGCACGTTCGGCCAGGTTGCTCAGCACGTCCAGTTCGGCCAGGGCGGCGGCGGTATCCTGCAACGGCGCCAGTTGGCTGATCAAGTCTTCCAGCAACGCTTCGTAGAGCATTTTTTCCCGAGCCAGGGCGCGGCTCTTGGCGGACAGTGCCTTGTCTTCGAATTCTTTCAGCTCCGGCGTGATAAAACGCTCGGCGCCTTTGAGGGTCTGGCGACGTTGATAGTCGATAGGTGCCGACTCGGCCTGCTTGCTGGGCAACTCAATAAAGTAGCCATGCACGCGGTTATAGCCGACTTTCAGGTTGGCCAGGCCGGTGCGGGCTTTTTCGCGGGCTTCCAGGTCAATCAGGAACTGCCCGGCGTTTTCGCTCAGGGATTGCAGTTCATCCAGCTCGCTGTCGTAACCGGTCTTCAATACGCCACCGTCGCGGATGATCGCGGGCGGGTTGTCGATGATGGCTTTTTCCAACAGCGCCGCCAGTTCCGGGTAGGTGCCAGCGGTTACCGCAAGCTGTTGCAGGTGCGGCGTATCCAGTTCAGTCATCGCGACCTGCAGTTGCGGCAAGGCGCTGAGGGCGTCGCGCAGACGCGCCAAATCACGCGGGCGTGCGTTACGCAGGCCGATCCGCGCCAGAATGCGCTCGATATCGCCGATTTCCTTCAACTGCGGCTGCAGCTTTTCAAAGCGATAGCCGTCCAGCAGGCAGGTAATAGACGACTGACGCGCTTGCAGCACGCTCAAGTCCCGCAACGGACGGTTCAGCCAGCGGGTCAGTAAACGGCTGCCCATGGCGGTCTGGCAACGGTCAACCACCGATTGCAGGGTGTTATCGCGTCCGCCGGCCAGGTTGGTGTCCAACTCCAGGTTGCGACGGCTCGCACCGTCGAGCACAACTGTGTCGTCCAGACGCTCATTGCGCAGGCTACGCAAATGCGGCAGGGCCGTGCGCTGGGTTTCCTTGGCATAGCCAAGCAAGCAACCGGCAGCACCAATGGCCAGGGTCAGGGTTTCGCAGCCGAAGCCTTTGAGGTCCTGCACCGAGAATTGCTGGCACAGACTTTTCAACGCCGAATCGCGCTCAAAATCCCACGGTGCACGACGCTTGGTCCCACGACGTTTTTCCGCTGGCAAGTCCTTCGGCCAATCATCCGGAATCAACAACTCCACCGGATTGATGCGCTCCAACTCCGCCAGCAGATTCTCCCAGCCCTTGATCTCCAGCACAGTGAAGTTGCCACTGGTGATATCCAGCACCGAAAGCCCGAACAGACGCTCATCACCCAGCACCGCGGCGATCAGGTTATCGCGACGCTCATCCAGCAGCGCTTCATCACTCACCGTCCCCGGCGTAATAATGCGCACCACCTGACGCTCAACCGGTCCTTTACTGGTGGCCGGATCGCCGATCTGCTCACAGATCACCACCGACTCGCCCAGTTTCACCAGCTTGACCAGGTAGCCTTCCAACGAATGGTAAGGAATCCCACACATCGGAATCGACTGCCCCGCCGACTGCCCACGCGCGGTCAGGGTGATGTCCAGCAACTTGGCGGCCTTCTTCGCGTCTTCGTAGAAGATCTCGTAGAAGTCGCCCATGCGATAGAACATCAACTGATCAGGGTGCTGGTTTTTGAGGCGCCAGTACTGCTGCATCATCGGGGTGTGGGAGGACAGATCGGAGGTGTTTTTACTCATTGGGTAATAGGCAAATTCGTTGAAAGTGATGGGGCAAACGTGGGGCACTCGGCCCAGCTGATTTTGCAATGGGCGCAAGGTTAACACGCGAGGTTGGGGGTTCGCAGTCCACATCAATATAGGTAGGTCGGCCCGGTAAATGCATGATTTATGCATAAGAATGCAAATTAGCATTTGCCAACCCCAAAAACTCTCGTCACTATCCCCGTTATGCAAAAACGCAACGTTTCTATCGTCTTAAGAGAACTGCTGGACCGCGACCGGATCTCCCCCACGGAGCTTCACCGGCGCACTGGCGTGCCTCAATCCACGTTATCCCGGATCCTCAGCGGCAAGATCGTTGATCCGTCGGACAAGCACATCTCGCGCATCGCCGAGTACTTCCGCGTGAGCACCGACCAATTGCGCGGGCGTGCGGCAGTGGGGGCTTTGCGCGATGATGGGCGCGACCCGATGCACTCGGAACTCAAGGACATAAGCCTGTGGGACGACGACACGCCCGTTAATGATGACGAGGTGTCGATCCCCTTTCTGCGCGAGGTTGAATTGGCTGCTGGATCAGGAAGATTCGTCATCGAGGAAAGCGAGAAGGCCAGCCTGCGATTTGGCAAGCGCAGCCTGCGGCATAACGGTGTGCAGTTCGACCAGGCCAAGTGTGTGACGGTGCGCGGCAACAGTATGTTGCCGGTGTTGCGTGATGGCGCGACGGTTGGTGTGAATGCGGGCAAGAGTGGCATTGGTGACATCGTCGATGGCGACCTGTACGCCATCAATCACAATGGCCAATTGCGCGTGAAACAGCTCTATCGCCTGCCTTCCGGGATTCGCCTGCGCAGTTTCAATCGGGATGAGCATCCGGATGAGGACTACAGTTTTCAGGATATCCAGGATGAGCAGATCAGCATCCTCGGGCATGTGTTCTGGTGGGGTATGTACGCCCGATAACCTCCTCACGTAAGACGAAGCCCGCCAATGCGCGGGCTTTTTTTCGCCCGTAGAAAATCCCCAAGCCCTCGGTGTGCAAGGCTTCAAATGCACTCATGCATTTCCATAGTGAAAATAAATGCATTTGTGCATTGACT
Encoded proteins:
- the mutS gene encoding DNA mismatch repair protein MutS, with the translated sequence MSKNTSDLSSHTPMMQQYWRLKNQHPDQLMFYRMGDFYEIFYEDAKKAAKLLDITLTARGQSAGQSIPMCGIPYHSLEGYLVKLVKLGESVVICEQIGDPATSKGPVERQVVRIITPGTVSDEALLDERRDNLIAAVLGDERLFGLSVLDITSGNFTVLEIKGWENLLAELERINPVELLIPDDWPKDLPAEKRRGTKRRAPWDFERDSALKSLCQQFSVQDLKGFGCETLTLAIGAAGCLLGYAKETQRTALPHLRSLRNERLDDTVVLDGASRRNLELDTNLAGGRDNTLQSVVDRCQTAMGSRLLTRWLNRPLRDLSVLQARQSSITCLLDGYRFEKLQPQLKEIGDIERILARIGLRNARPRDLARLRDALSALPQLQVAMTELDTPHLQQLAVTAGTYPELAALLEKAIIDNPPAIIRDGGVLKTGYDSELDELQSLSENAGQFLIDLEAREKARTGLANLKVGYNRVHGYFIELPSKQAESAPIDYQRRQTLKGAERFITPELKEFEDKALSAKSRALAREKMLYEALLEDLISQLAPLQDTAAALAELDVLSNLAERALNLDLNCPRFVSEPCMRIVQGRHPVVEQVLTTPFVANDLSLDDDTRMLVITGPNMGGKSTYMRQTALIVLLAHIGSFVPAASCELSLVDRIFTRIGSSDDLAGGRSTFMVEMSETANILHNATERSLVLMDEVGRGTSTFDGLSLAWAAAERLAHLRAYTLFATHYFELTVLPESEPLVANVHLNATEHNERIVFLHHVLPGPASQSYGLAVAQLAGVPNDVITRAREHLSRLETTALPHETVVTSAAKASNKPAAPHQSDMFASLPHPVLDELAKLDLDDLTPRKALELLYALKTRV
- the metG gene encoding methionine--tRNA ligase, which codes for MSEPRKILVTSALPYANGSIHLGHMLEYIQTDMWVRFQKHRGNQCIYVCADDAHGSAIMLRAEKEGITPEQLIANVQAEHSADFAEFLVDFDNFHSTHSDENRELSSQIYLRLKDAGHIAQRSITQYFDPEKKMFLADRFIKGTCPKCGTEDQYGDNCEKCGATYAPTDLKDPKSAISGATPVLKDSQHFFFKLPDFQQMLQSWTRSGTLQDAVANKIAEWLDAGLQQWDISRDAPYFGFEIPGEPGKYFYVWLDAPIGYMASFKNLCDRTPELDFDAFWAKDSTAELYHFIGKDIVNFHALFWPAMLEGSGYRKPTGIAVHGYLTVNGQKMSKSRGTFIKARTYLDHLSPEYLRYYYASKLGRGVDDLDLNLEDFVQKVNSDLVGKVVNIASRCAGFIHKGNAGVLVAENAAPELTEAFLAAAPSIADAYEARDFARAMREIMGLADRANAWIADKAPWSLNKQEGKQAEVQAICATGINLFRQLVIFLKPVLPLLAADAEAFLNVAPLTWNDHATLLSNHQLNEFKPLMTRIDPVKVQAMTDASKEDLVASQTDTGSAAPAGNGELAKDPISPEIDFDAFAAVDLRVALIVKAEAVEGADKLLRLTLDIGDEQRNVFSGIKSAYPDPSKLDGRLTMMIANLKPRKMKFGISEGMVMAAGPGGEEIYLLSPDSGAKPGQRIK
- the fdxA gene encoding ferredoxin FdxA; protein product: MTFVVTDNCIKCKYTDCVEVCPVDCFYEGPNFLVIHPDECIDCALCEPECPAVAIFSEDEVPAEMQQFIQLNVELAEIWPNITERKDPMPDAAEWDGKKGKIAELER
- the apbC gene encoding iron-sulfur cluster carrier protein ApbC, whose protein sequence is MSAVNRAAVEAVLRQYTDPYLNQDPVSSGCVRAIEVHGDQVSVQLELGYAAGLFKNGWAQMLQMAIEGLDSVRSAKVDIQCVIAAHKAQAQIPGLANVKNVVAVASGKGGVGKSTTAANLALALAREGARVGILDADIYGPSQGVMFGIAEGTRPKVKDQKWFVPIESLGVEVMSMAFLTDDNTPMVWRGPMVSGALLQLVTQTAWGDLDYLVIDMPPGTGDIQLTLAQKVPVAGAVIVTTPQDLALLDAKKGVEMFRKVNIPVLGVVENMAVHICSNCGHAEHLFGEGGGEKLATQYGVELLASLPLSMVIREQADGGKPTVAADPDGQIAMVYQELARHVGARIVLQEAAAPAMPTITVSDD
- a CDS encoding LexA family transcriptional regulator, which encodes MQKRNVSIVLRELLDRDRISPTELHRRTGVPQSTLSRILSGKIVDPSDKHISRIAEYFRVSTDQLRGRAAVGALRDDGRDPMHSELKDISLWDDDTPVNDDEVSIPFLREVELAAGSGRFVIEESEKASLRFGKRSLRHNGVQFDQAKCVTVRGNSMLPVLRDGATVGVNAGKSGIGDIVDGDLYAINHNGQLRVKQLYRLPSGIRLRSFNRDEHPDEDYSFQDIQDEQISILGHVFWWGMYAR
- the rsxB gene encoding electron transport complex subunit RsxB — encoded protein: MPGSYNSTTRPFAQRHANDHPMNLIQRIDALLPQTQCGKCGHPGCKPYAEGIAQGEAINKCPPGGQETIAGLAQLLHVPVLELDTSRGEAPAQIAYIREAECIGCTKCIQACPVDAIVGAAKLMHTVLIDECTGCDLCVAPCPVDCIEMRPTATVLPIVGGLAANDQQRHERGLKRDRARRRYEHRNARLQREEAQKLAERLARAKRSVPVLPVEVGTAQDAAIKKAKITVAMSRAQLHKSLKAFGHPPTYEQQAQLIVLQQQYEAAEQALATLEPGTASKAVGTTMNMADLKRAKIQLAMRRAELKKAQDLNADAQQLAEAQHNLDEAQRQVDAHGNI